In Phaeobacter piscinae, one genomic interval encodes:
- a CDS encoding tyrosine-type recombinase/integrase has product MAKAPKKFPRASAYIDRHGKRRWRHRDKYGKSTELGREYDSSEFRRRYKAAEAGEPISSARFTPPPRSISALIAHYYATVEFQGLSVATKATYRGILEEFREGYGHLSAVTVSRRHIKEILERKAKTPWAAKKLRQRLKVLFQEAIELEWRDDNPVDHIKPIKAKTKGFHTWTETEIATFFTHHQPGSVPHTAMTLMLYTGAARVDAVKLGPSNIRRGRLIYVRQKTAQSKGMEISIPIAPALKRVLDAIPKANATFLQTKSGLQRSEKGLGKDMRKWCNAAGLPECSSHGLRKAIARRLAEAGATPHQIMAVTGHKTMAEVERYTRDADRAKLADSGIKKMAKKFGKKK; this is encoded by the coding sequence ATGGCGAAGGCTCCTAAAAAATTCCCACGTGCATCCGCGTATATCGACCGCCATGGTAAACGGCGATGGAGGCATCGAGACAAATATGGCAAGTCCACCGAGTTGGGGAGGGAGTATGACTCCTCAGAATTCCGTCGGCGCTACAAAGCCGCCGAAGCAGGGGAACCAATATCCAGCGCACGCTTCACGCCACCTCCTCGGTCCATTTCAGCACTGATTGCGCATTACTACGCGACGGTCGAGTTTCAGGGCCTTAGCGTGGCAACAAAAGCGACATACAGAGGGATTCTCGAAGAATTTCGAGAGGGTTACGGGCATTTGTCCGCTGTCACGGTTAGCAGGCGCCACATTAAGGAGATCCTCGAACGAAAAGCCAAAACACCATGGGCGGCCAAGAAGCTGCGACAAAGGCTGAAAGTGCTTTTTCAGGAGGCTATCGAGCTGGAATGGCGAGACGACAATCCGGTGGACCATATCAAGCCCATCAAAGCCAAGACAAAGGGCTTCCATACCTGGACTGAAACGGAAATCGCGACCTTCTTTACACACCATCAACCTGGCTCTGTCCCCCACACAGCTATGACACTGATGCTATACACTGGTGCCGCTCGCGTTGATGCTGTCAAGTTGGGGCCTTCCAACATCAGACGGGGACGACTGATATATGTCCGCCAGAAAACGGCGCAATCCAAAGGGATGGAAATAAGTATACCGATTGCTCCGGCCCTGAAGCGCGTATTGGATGCCATCCCAAAAGCGAACGCCACGTTTCTCCAAACGAAATCAGGCCTTCAACGCTCTGAGAAAGGACTGGGCAAAGATATGCGGAAATGGTGCAACGCGGCCGGGCTCCCCGAATGTTCTTCACATGGGCTTCGCAAAGCCATTGCTCGTCGATTAGCTGAAGCAGGTGCTACACCGCACCAAATCATGGCAGTTACTGGACACAAAACGATGGCCGAGGTGGAGCGCTACACTCGAGACGCAGACCGTGCTAAGTTAGCAGATAGTGGAATCAAGAAAATGGCGAAGAAGTTCGGAAAAAAGAAATGA